From a single Clostridia bacterium genomic region:
- a CDS encoding L-rhamnose mutarotase, producing the protein MKRFGQIIKVNPEKLEKYKKLHANPWPEVLDMIKECNIQNYSIFYKDGYLFAYLEYVGDDYQADMEKMAADPITQKWWDECKPCQIPLDTRKEGEWWADMEEVFHID; encoded by the coding sequence ATGAAACGATTTGGTCAAATAATAAAGGTAAATCCTGAAAAATTGGAAAAATATAAGAAGTTGCACGCAAACCCTTGGCCAGAAGTACTGGATATGATCAAAGAGTGTAATATACAAAACTATTCTATATTTTATAAGGACGGCTATTTGTTTGCGTACCTTGAATATGTAGGAGACGATTATCAGGCTGACATGGAAAAGATGGCTGCAGATCCTATAACACAGAAGTGGTGGGATGAATGCAAACCCTGCCAGATACCCTTGGATACAAGGAAAGAAGGAGAATGGTGGGCTGACATGGAAGAGGTATTTCATATTGATTGA
- a CDS encoding uroporphyrinogen decarboxylase family protein — translation MNKMDRFYATIERRPVDRPASWLGLPVPEAEPGLLEYFNAENIEQLKHIIDDDIYPVDIPYHSPVSDSIAEALDFKKESEGMPDGRTLTAPGFFEDYSDASAVDAFDWPDPSKYIDPQECKKAVERAPKDYPKLGVLWSCHFQDACSAFGMETALIKMLENPDMFRAVINRITEFYLDANEIFYSATKGKLDAILIGNDFGSQTSLMLSPDAIREFVFPGTKKLIEQAKSYGLKVFHHSCGAVHDVIPDLIELGVDVIHPIQALAKNMEPERLKKDFGDKVSFCGGVDAQNLLVNGTPEQMREKVLQLKEIFPTGLIISPSHEAVLPDVNPANIEALFDAVKE, via the coding sequence ATGAATAAAATGGATCGATTTTATGCTACCATCGAAAGACGTCCCGTTGACAGGCCGGCTAGCTGGCTGGGTCTGCCTGTACCGGAAGCTGAACCGGGATTGCTTGAATACTTCAATGCAGAAAATATAGAACAACTGAAACATATAATAGATGATGATATTTATCCTGTGGATATTCCTTATCATTCTCCTGTGAGCGATTCTATAGCTGAGGCTTTAGATTTTAAAAAGGAATCGGAAGGTATGCCTGATGGAAGGACGTTGACAGCACCGGGATTTTTTGAGGATTATTCAGATGCTTCAGCGGTAGATGCATTTGATTGGCCGGATCCCTCTAAGTATATAGATCCTCAAGAATGCAAGAAAGCCGTTGAACGAGCACCTAAGGATTACCCCAAGCTGGGTGTACTATGGTCCTGTCATTTTCAAGACGCATGTTCAGCTTTTGGAATGGAAACGGCTTTGATAAAGATGCTGGAAAACCCGGACATGTTCAGAGCGGTTATAAATAGAATAACGGAGTTTTACTTGGATGCCAACGAAATATTCTACAGCGCTACAAAAGGGAAGTTGGATGCTATCCTGATAGGAAACGATTTTGGCAGTCAGACCTCCCTCATGCTTTCTCCGGATGCTATAAGAGAATTTGTATTTCCAGGCACAAAAAAATTGATAGAACAGGCCAAAAGTTATGGATTAAAAGTATTTCATCACTCCTGTGGTGCAGTACATGATGTGATTCCGGACTTGATAGAATTGGGAGTGGACGTGATCCATCCTATTCAGGCGTTGGCAAAGAACATGGAACCTGAAAGGTTGAAAAAGGATTTTGGGGATAAGGTGTCTTTTTGTGGAGGTGTGGATGCCCAGAACTTATTGGTTAACGGTACACCTGAACAAATGAGAGAAAAAGTGCTGCAATTGAAAGAAATCTTTCCTACCGGACTTATAATATCGCCCAGCCATGAAGCAGTGCTTCCAGATGTAAATCCGGCTAATATTGAAGCATTATTCGATGCTGTAAAAGAATAA
- a CDS encoding ABC transporter permease, translating into MLGTEESQNRIGSKIRVKEFFSRYMLYCLFLLLVLILSFSTDKFFTVTNIVSTLRQISIQSIIAVGMTMVIVLGQIDLSVGAIVAFASVVNALLMRGGMPIFPAIIITLILSSIWGLINGIVTAKLNIHAFLVTLAMMTVVRGVTYTLTGGYPVGDLPKQFYTLGAGHVGIIPLPVIYMIAIYIVGVFVLDRTPFGRSIYAIGGNAEAARLSGIKIEKIKIIVFTITSLLSGLAGIVLSSRLMAGSPETGVGWELDIVAAVIIGGTSMFGGEGKLTGTLMGMLFIGVLTNGMILLGVTPYMQQVIRGLVILIAVIMNSFQKE; encoded by the coding sequence TTGCTAGGGACAGAAGAAAGTCAAAACAGAATAGGGAGCAAAATAAGGGTCAAGGAATTTTTCAGCAGATACATGTTGTATTGTTTATTCTTATTATTAGTTTTAATATTGTCTTTTTCAACAGATAAATTTTTTACAGTGACCAATATAGTGTCTACTTTAAGGCAGATTTCTATACAGTCCATTATAGCGGTAGGCATGACCATGGTAATTGTTTTGGGACAAATAGATTTAAGTGTTGGAGCTATAGTGGCTTTTGCATCCGTTGTCAACGCATTGCTCATGAGAGGTGGAATGCCTATATTTCCTGCTATAATTATAACTTTAATACTTAGCAGCATATGGGGATTGATAAACGGTATTGTTACTGCAAAGCTGAATATTCATGCATTTTTGGTCACCCTTGCCATGATGACGGTGGTCAGGGGAGTTACCTATACTTTAACCGGTGGATATCCGGTAGGAGATTTGCCTAAACAATTCTATACTTTAGGAGCAGGGCATGTAGGGATCATTCCTTTACCTGTTATTTATATGATTGCTATATACATAGTAGGTGTTTTCGTCCTGGATAGAACGCCCTTTGGAAGATCTATATATGCTATTGGTGGTAATGCCGAAGCGGCAAGGCTTTCAGGCATAAAGATAGAAAAAATAAAGATTATTGTTTTTACTATTACCTCTCTTTTATCCGGATTAGCGGGCATCGTATTATCCTCCAGATTGATGGCAGGTTCGCCTGAAACTGGTGTAGGGTGGGAACTGGATATAGTTGCTGCTGTTATAATAGGTGGAACCAGCATGTTCGGAGGAGAAGGAAAACTAACAGGAACCTTGATGGGTATGCTTTTTATAGGAGTGCTGACCAATGGTATGATTTTATTAGGCGTAACCCCTTATATGCAGCAAGTGATAAGAGGATTGGTTATATTGATAGCCGTCATAATGAACAGTTTCCAAAAGGAATAG
- a CDS encoding sugar ABC transporter ATP-binding protein, protein MDELTASLTDNDIDNLFKVVKGLAQKGISIIYISHRLEELPVIADRITVFRDGLYVTTLDTEKTDKEMIIEHMVGKDLEHTSKTKKVSDQVLLKVQGLNGGRFSDISFELHKGEILGLSGLAGAGRTELARSIFGLDPIQSGEIIFKSKKVKINSPQDAKNLGIGFVTEDRKGEGIIPRLDIKENISITVLDRITKHMSINMDKEKKLAQEYIKYLDIKATSIDQILQKLSGGNQQKVIIAKWLAVNPSVLILDEPTRGIDVGAKGQIYSILNKLADQGMGIIVISSEIPEILQISDRILVMADGKLTKELAADEASQEKILYYATTQNKDRAAM, encoded by the coding sequence ATGGATGAACTTACAGCTTCGCTCACCGATAACGATATAGACAATCTGTTTAAAGTAGTAAAAGGGCTGGCACAAAAAGGAATAAGCATCATATATATATCCCACAGATTGGAAGAATTGCCCGTGATCGCCGACAGGATAACGGTGTTTAGAGATGGATTATATGTTACTACACTGGATACGGAAAAAACTGATAAAGAGATGATAATTGAACATATGGTGGGAAAAGATCTGGAACATACCTCTAAAACAAAAAAGGTATCAGATCAGGTGTTGCTTAAGGTGCAAGGACTGAACGGTGGAAGATTTTCCGATATATCCTTTGAACTTCATAAAGGAGAGATATTGGGGTTATCCGGGTTAGCAGGGGCAGGAAGGACAGAACTTGCCCGAAGTATATTCGGATTAGATCCCATACAATCGGGAGAAATAATATTTAAATCCAAAAAGGTTAAAATCAATTCGCCCCAGGATGCAAAAAACTTGGGCATTGGATTTGTAACTGAAGATCGTAAAGGAGAAGGCATAATTCCAAGACTGGATATAAAGGAGAATATATCTATAACGGTGCTGGACAGAATAACTAAACACATGTCTATTAACATGGATAAAGAAAAGAAACTAGCCCAAGAATATATAAAATACTTGGACATAAAAGCAACCAGTATAGATCAGATATTACAAAAATTGAGTGGAGGCAATCAGCAGAAGGTGATAATAGCCAAATGGCTTGCAGTAAATCCTTCAGTGTTGATATTGGATGAGCCTACCAGAGGTATAGATGTAGGCGCAAAAGGACAGATATACAGCATACTCAACAAGTTAGCGGATCAGGGTATGGGGATAATTGTTATTTCGTCTGAGATACCTGAAATATTACAGATAAGCGATAGAATACTTGTGATGGCTGATGGAAAATTGACAAAAGAGCTGGCAGCTGACGAGGCTAGTCAAGAAAAAATATTATACTATGCTACTACCCAGAATAAAGATAGAGCAGCTATGTGA
- a CDS encoding ATP-binding cassette domain-containing protein: protein MEQQYILEAKDVSKQFSGNYVLKKVRFQLKKGEIHALVGANGAGKSTFIKIITGAHKCDQGEIIIDGEKANIYSPHCAKQMGISAVYQEFSLVDSLTVAENIFLGRLQAQERKVFNTIDWKDINARAREVLDRMNCDIDTKKLVRDLGVAEKQLVEIAKELVDNSKI, encoded by the coding sequence TTGGAACAGCAATATATACTTGAGGCCAAGGACGTCAGCAAACAATTTTCCGGCAATTACGTATTGAAGAAAGTGAGATTCCAATTAAAGAAAGGTGAAATACATGCACTTGTAGGAGCTAACGGTGCAGGAAAAAGTACTTTTATAAAGATAATAACAGGGGCTCATAAGTGCGACCAAGGTGAAATAATTATAGATGGGGAAAAGGCCAACATATATTCCCCTCATTGTGCCAAACAGATGGGAATAAGTGCGGTATATCAAGAATTCAGCTTGGTGGATAGTTTGACGGTAGCAGAGAATATCTTTTTGGGAAGACTGCAGGCCCAGGAAAGAAAGGTATTTAATACTATAGATTGGAAAGATATAAATGCAAGGGCAAGAGAAGTATTAGATCGGATGAATTGTGATATTGATACAAAAAAGTTGGTAAGGGATTTAGGAGTAGCTGAAAAGCAGTTGGTAGAAATCGCAAAGGAATTGGTGGATAATTCTAAGATATAG
- a CDS encoding substrate-binding domain-containing protein: MISKKNLAVLSMLLVLLLVIAGCGADSSAPQDSVTEGGDQESSDQESSDKDSGDSIVIGALLMDTQQEWFAEVMEGMKSAADDLGVEVKVMSSDSDAAKEADIVDNFISQQVDAISICPTNQEASIPALDRIDAAGIPVVQWNTKVESDKFEYYVGVDNYSLGAQTGEFAAKYIEENMDGKAKIAVLGISKYAIGIDRVKGFLDEMEKLEGVEIVDQQDAEFKEDGMSVTESMLQANPDTDIIWAWNQGALLGGLAALKGSNSDIPIMGTDMSIDIAKAMLEEDSQLLAVTTQQPFEIGYKSIETAVKLVKGEDAEENIIVPLVTYTLENKDEIQKYLDDREYLMK, from the coding sequence ATGATATCTAAAAAAAATTTGGCTGTTTTGAGTATGTTATTGGTATTATTATTGGTCATAGCTGGTTGCGGTGCAGATTCGTCTGCCCCTCAGGATTCAGTAACAGAGGGTGGTGACCAAGAGAGCAGCGATCAAGAAAGTAGTGACAAAGACAGTGGCGATAGCATAGTAATCGGTGCGTTGTTGATGGATACCCAGCAAGAGTGGTTTGCAGAGGTCATGGAGGGAATGAAGAGTGCGGCAGATGACTTAGGTGTGGAAGTCAAGGTTATGAGTTCAGACTCTGACGCCGCCAAGGAAGCTGATATAGTGGACAACTTCATATCCCAACAGGTGGATGCTATAAGTATTTGTCCTACCAACCAGGAAGCTTCTATACCTGCTTTAGATAGGATAGATGCTGCGGGAATTCCGGTGGTTCAGTGGAACACCAAAGTAGAATCGGATAAATTCGAATATTATGTAGGTGTTGATAACTATTCTCTAGGGGCTCAAACCGGAGAGTTTGCTGCCAAGTACATTGAGGAGAATATGGATGGAAAGGCAAAGATAGCTGTACTGGGCATAAGTAAGTATGCCATAGGCATAGACAGAGTAAAAGGTTTTCTAGACGAGATGGAGAAGTTGGAAGGCGTAGAAATAGTAGACCAACAGGATGCAGAATTTAAAGAAGATGGGATGAGTGTTACAGAAAGTATGCTACAGGCTAATCCGGATACTGATATAATTTGGGCATGGAATCAGGGAGCATTGTTAGGAGGCCTTGCAGCCTTAAAGGGAAGCAATTCTGATATACCTATAATGGGAACTGATATGAGTATCGATATTGCAAAAGCTATGTTGGAGGAAGATTCTCAATTGCTAGCTGTGACGACACAACAGCCCTTTGAGATAGGATATAAATCCATAGAGACAGCAGTAAAATTGGTAAAAGGTGAAGATGCTGAAGAAAATATAATTGTTCCTTTAGTTACATATACCCTTGAAAATAAAGATGAAATACAAAAATATTTGGATGATAGAGAATATCTGATGAAATAA
- a CDS encoding sugar ABC transporter ATP-binding protein: MQSSLLEVRNLSKTYYAQTVLKNINISLKSGEIHAIIGENGAGKSTLMRILSGIEQQDEGQIYLESKPIKMTTPYQAQELGINSIYEEINLIGSMSVLENIFLGRWPLFKQRFFSIIDWKKAKTQAEALLDILNFNIRPGQKVAQLSAGEKKMVEIVKALYLNSKVLIIDEATNVFNSDEIESFFNVLKRTKQMGVSIFFVSHKIDQVMQIADTITIIRDGRIIATEDKKNVDKKALMFKIAGEDFVNRFPKIKSRPGKQVLRLEHLKDNHALKDVSFFLRESEIVGLTGLTGSGRSAIAKSIFGMNTLTSGEIFINNKKVVIRSPEDAIKYKIGYICEDRNDGLVNNMRMSENISLSHFDGVTTNNVIDKALENRIAKDYAKLLGLKEDSLFKKAKYLSGGNKQKIILAKWLFTNAKIFIFDEPTKGLDIPSKVEIYNLMNELILKDKSILLISSNLDELMGMSDRILVLNEGRIVAELKDQDIKEKNIIYYASYY, translated from the coding sequence ATGCAAAGCTCTCTTTTAGAGGTGCGCAACCTTTCAAAGACCTATTATGCTCAAACAGTATTGAAAAATATAAATATTTCATTAAAATCCGGGGAAATACATGCAATTATAGGAGAAAACGGAGCGGGCAAATCTACCCTGATGAGAATATTATCTGGCATAGAACAACAGGATGAAGGACAAATATATTTAGAATCTAAACCTATCAAAATGACTACACCCTATCAAGCTCAAGAACTTGGCATAAACTCAATATATGAAGAAATAAATTTGATCGGATCTATGAGTGTCTTGGAAAATATATTCTTAGGGCGATGGCCTTTGTTTAAACAAAGGTTTTTTTCGATTATAGATTGGAAAAAGGCCAAAACCCAGGCAGAGGCATTGTTAGACATATTGAATTTTAATATAAGACCGGGTCAGAAGGTAGCCCAATTGAGTGCAGGCGAAAAAAAAATGGTGGAAATCGTTAAAGCCTTGTACTTAAACTCAAAAGTATTGATAATAGATGAAGCTACAAATGTATTTAATTCCGATGAAATAGAAAGTTTTTTTAATGTCCTTAAAAGGACGAAGCAAATGGGTGTATCTATTTTTTTTGTTTCACATAAAATTGATCAGGTTATGCAAATAGCTGATACTATAACGATTATCAGAGATGGAAGGATAATAGCTACAGAGGATAAAAAGAATGTAGACAAAAAGGCTCTAATGTTTAAGATAGCGGGAGAAGATTTTGTAAATCGATTTCCTAAAATAAAGAGCAGGCCAGGCAAACAAGTGTTGCGGTTAGAGCACTTAAAAGATAATCATGCTTTAAAAGATGTAAGTTTTTTCCTTAGAGAATCTGAAATAGTGGGGCTGACAGGATTGACCGGTTCAGGGAGGAGTGCGATAGCAAAGTCGATATTTGGGATGAACACTTTGACAAGTGGGGAAATTTTTATCAACAATAAAAAGGTTGTGATAAGATCTCCCGAAGACGCGATAAAATATAAGATAGGATATATATGTGAGGACAGGAACGACGGTCTTGTCAATAATATGCGCATGTCTGAAAATATTTCTTTATCTCATTTTGATGGTGTGACGACAAACAATGTCATAGATAAAGCCTTGGAAAATCGAATTGCCAAAGACTATGCAAAGCTGCTGGGTCTAAAAGAGGATAGCTTATTCAAAAAAGCGAAATACTTGAGCGGAGGAAACAAGCAGAAAATAATACTAGCTAAATGGTTGTTCACTAATGCTAAAATATTCATATTCGATGAGCCTACTAAAGGTTTGGATATCCCCTCAAAAGTAGAAATATATAATCTTATGAATGAATTGATATTAAAAGACAAATCTATACTTTTAATATCCTCTAATTTAGATGAGCTCATGGGGATGAGCGATAGAATATTGGTGCTGAATGAGGGTAGAATTGTGGCAGAATTAAAAGATCAAGATATAAAGGAAAAAAATATAATATATTATGCTTCTTATTATTAA